In a genomic window of Punica granatum isolate Tunisia-2019 chromosome 6, ASM765513v2, whole genome shotgun sequence:
- the LOC116210784 gene encoding B-box zinc finger protein 18-like isoform X1 codes for MRTLCDACESAAAAVFCAADEAALCLSCDEKVHMCNKLASRHVRVGLANPSDVPRCDICENAPAFFYCEIDGTSLCLQCDMIVHVGGKRTHGRYLLLRQRVEFPGDKSSHHEEPAVPSMEPGEARRGHPQNQNLKPTMEENHQNHRESALRAPNTSDTEKLGKRDSKMIDLNMKPHRMHEQASFNEQ; via the exons ATGCGGACGCTTTGTGACGCCTGTGAGAGCGCCGCCGCCGCCGTCTTCTGTGCCGCGGATGAGGCGGCTCTCTGCCTTTCCTGCGATGAGAAG GTCCATATGTGTAATAAGCTTGCTAGTCGGCATGTAAGGGTCGGCCTGGCAAATCCCAGCGATGTTCCTCGTTGTGACATTTGCGAAAATGCACCTG CTTTCTTTTACTGTGAGATAGATGGGACTTCCCTCTGCCTGCAATGTGATATGATCGTTCACGTCGGGGGCAAAAGGACCCATGGGAGATATCTCCTCTTGAGGCAGAGAGTGGAG TTTCCAGGGGACAAATCATCTCACCATGAGGAGCCGGCTGTGCCCTCTATGGAACCAGGGGAGGCCAGAAGAGGACATCCTCAAAATCAGAACTTGAAGCCTACGATGGAGGAGAATCATCAGAACCACCGGGAATCAGCTCTTCGAGCTCCCAATACGAGTGACACTGAGAAGCTTGGTAAGAGGGACTCAAAGATGATCGATCTGAACATGAAGCCACACAGAATGCACGAACAGGCTTCATTTAATGAG CAATGA
- the LOC116210784 gene encoding B-box zinc finger protein 19-like isoform X2, giving the protein MCNKLASRHVRVGLANPSDVPRCDICENAPAFFYCEIDGTSLCLQCDMIVHVGGKRTHGRYLLLRQRVEFPGDKSSHHEEPAVPSMEPGEARRGHPQNQNLKPTMEENHQNHRESALRAPNTSDTEKLGKRDSKMIDLNMKPHRMHEQASFNEQ; this is encoded by the exons ATGTGTAATAAGCTTGCTAGTCGGCATGTAAGGGTCGGCCTGGCAAATCCCAGCGATGTTCCTCGTTGTGACATTTGCGAAAATGCACCTG CTTTCTTTTACTGTGAGATAGATGGGACTTCCCTCTGCCTGCAATGTGATATGATCGTTCACGTCGGGGGCAAAAGGACCCATGGGAGATATCTCCTCTTGAGGCAGAGAGTGGAG TTTCCAGGGGACAAATCATCTCACCATGAGGAGCCGGCTGTGCCCTCTATGGAACCAGGGGAGGCCAGAAGAGGACATCCTCAAAATCAGAACTTGAAGCCTACGATGGAGGAGAATCATCAGAACCACCGGGAATCAGCTCTTCGAGCTCCCAATACGAGTGACACTGAGAAGCTTGGTAAGAGGGACTCAAAGATGATCGATCTGAACATGAAGCCACACAGAATGCACGAACAGGCTTCATTTAATGAG CAATGA